One region of Puntigrus tetrazona isolate hp1 unplaced genomic scaffold, ASM1883169v1 S000000130, whole genome shotgun sequence genomic DNA includes:
- the si:dkey-94l16.4 gene encoding uncharacterized protein CG5098, producing MEEPPSDSDGLQPQDLSSACSLPNLFDLTRNAEECLLKANPLDTLHVVQTPGWFVNPGTSNGILLPETDSDPLPLPADQIQPDNAFSNTTVTLSYVSRSHVFSEHSPIYGVPSLSKAFALHPAAYEAGKLVTDAGDAGLSVDQHCLQQVSVPVGLAACDQFGFMSPAQVVENVAAFCYLQQPPDIQDVENLALETLKSLQADPGECRFPISVDELQNGAVNGLWNVGPFEGGFPEVAGSNTDVLHRNANPELVFLISRSEDPVVLPNDGFAISLNQDFISPLDPESPSAEQIEDVFALPQTATSPSGAKQKEELDSTMPARTELPETPTGKTDQTCNTECVHVNDASAEQTDADAFETSNDLPCGGGSPVLERKRLPPRARRGVRLGAIVQDIHPIRSRVCKRKVQKSKCKKKVRGVKTTTKKKEEIRRSSRRKSTSASAKTLDAFVKRTKKKMMRKLHSVPVKHQKPLPAQRGLKKSAKRKRKKHKAGHAPIFSPQEPEIKLKCLKHKEEKKDARDESFAPYVRMQDFPVCTVVNYPEDGARIERGKRRAFAGFASGVTPATPGLQYGRVCADVAQRDVLVCCLCGGSANAMDLGDLHGPYYPEGFKSASKAACNPQEEDNSDSDSTVRGKRLAPGGWSESLWTSDSELSNSPSSKRPRMDGDATDWFSPPVVPLDCNEHWLHEDCAIWSAGVFLVRGKLHGLENAVRLAKASVCSTCQRRGATLGCVFKGCPNKYHYTCALQSGCVLNEDNFSMKCRKHKNKSIKGSSHGPINR from the exons ATGGAAGAGCCTCCCAGCGACTCGGATGGTTTACAGCCTCAGGATCTGTCCTCCGCCTGCAGCCTCCCGAACCTCTTCGATCTGACGCGGAACGCCGAGGAATGCCTTCTGAAAGCCAATCCCCTCGACACCTTGCATGTCGTCCAGACGCCGGGCTGGTTCGTCAATCCCGGGACCAGCAATGGGATACTGCTTCCGGAAACCGACTCCGATCCGCTTCCGCTTCCCGCAGACCAGATCCAACCGGATAACGCTTTTTCCAACACGACCGTCACGCTCTCCTACGTGAGCCGGTCGCATGTCTTCTCCGAGCATTCCCCGATCTACGGCGTCCCTTCGTTGAGCAAGGCGTTCGCGCTGCATCCCGCCGCGTATGAAGCCGGAAAGCTGGTGACGGACGCCGGAGACGCCGGGCTTTCAGTGGACCAACACTGTCTCCAGCAGGTGTCCGTCCCGGTCGGACTCGCGGCCTGCGATCAGTTCGGCTTCATGTCGCCGGCGCAGGTCGTGGAAAACGTGGCGGCGTTCTGCTACCTCCAGCAACCTCCGGATATCCAAGATGTGGAAAACCTGGCTTTGGAAACGCTCAAATCTTTGCAAGCCGATCCCGGCGAGTGCAGGTTCCCCATCAGCGTGGATGAGCTTCAGAACGGAGCTGTGAACGGCCTGTGGAACGTCGGCCCCTTCGAGGGAGGATTTCCGGAGGTTGCCGGCTCCAACACGGACGTTTTGCACCGAAACGCCAATCCAGAGCTGGTCTTTCTCATCTCCCGGTCCGAGGATCCGGTGGTTTTACCGAACGACGGCTTTGCCATTTCGTTAAACCAAGACTTCATCAGTCCGCTGGATCCCGAGTCTCCGTCGGCGGAGCAAATCGAGGACGTTTTTGCCTTGCCGCAAACCGCGACTTCTCCAAGCGGAGCAAAGCAAAAAGAGGAGCTTGATTCTACGATGCCAGCTCGGACGGAATTGCCCGAAACACCGACCGGGAAAACCGACCAAACGTGCAACACCGAGTGCGTGCATGTCAACGATGCGTCTGCGGAGCAAACCGACGCGGATGCATTCGAAACGAGCAACGATTTGCCGTGCGGCGGCGGTTCGCCCGTGCTTGAGAGGAAGAGACTGCCTCCGAGAGCCAGGCGAGGCGTGAGATTGGGAGCCATTGTTCAAGACATCCATCCCATCAGGAGCCGCGTGTGTAAAAGGAAAGTCCAGAAGAGCAAGTGCAAGAAAAAGGTGCGCGGTGTAAAGACGACGacgaaaaagaaagaagaaatcaGACGTTCAAGCAGACGTAAATCTACCTCAGCTTCGGCGAAGACGTTAGATGCATTTGTTAAACGCAcaaagaagaagatgatgagGAAGCTGCATTCGGTGCCGGTCAAGCATCAAAAACCGCTACCGGCTCAAAGAGGCCTGAAGAAATCCGCCAAAcggaagagaaagaaacacaaagcCGGCCACGCGCCGATTTTCTCGCCACAGGAGCCGGAGATCAAACTCAAATGTCTGAAGCACAAGGAGGAGAAGAAGGACGCGCGGGATGAGAGCTTCGCTCCTTACGTGCGCATGCAAGACTTCCCCGTCTGTACGGTGGTCAACTACCCCGAGGACGGCGCCCGGATCGAACGGGGGAAGCGGCGGGCGTTTGCAGGGTTTGCGTCGGGTGTGACGCCGGCGACGCCCGGGTTGCAGTACGGTCGGGTCTGTGCGGATGTCGCCCAGAGGGATGTCCTGGTCTGCTGTCTCTGCGGCGGGTCGGCCAACGCCATGGACCTCGGAGACTTGCATGGCCCGTATTACCCTGAAGGTTTCAAATCGGCCTCTAAAGCGGCTTGTAATCCGCAGGAAGAGGATAATAGCGACTCGGACTCAACCGTTAGAGGGAAACGCCTTGCTCCGGGCGGATGGAGCGAGTCTCTTTGGACCAGCGATAGCGAGTTGTCCAACAGCCCTTCGTCTAAGAGACCCAGGATGGACGGCGACGCCACCGATTGGTTCAGTCCTCCGGTGGTTCCTCTCGATTGTAACGAGCACTGGCTCCACGAGGACTGCGCGATATGGTCCGCCGGCGTCTTTCTGGTTCGGGGAAAGCTGCACGGGCTGGAGAATGCGGTCAGGTTGGCGAAAGCGTCG GTCTGCTCGACGTGTCAAAGACGAGGAGCGACGCTAGGCTGCGTTTTCAAAGGGTGCCCCAACAAATACCACTACACGTGTGCACTGCAGTCCG gttgCGTATTAAACGAGGATAATTTCTCAATGAAATGCAGAAAGCACAAG AACAAGTCCATCAAAGGATCATCACATGGTCCAATCAACAGGTGA
- the bsk146 gene encoding serine/threonine-protein kinase SBK1: MSSSPVVSRVSVDILEELQLFAAQNLEKVEVNKYYEVIRELGKGTYGKVDLVINKIKGTKMALKFLKKKTTKLKSFLREYSISLYLSPCPFIINMFGIAFETEEYYVFAQEYAPSGDLFDIIPPQVGLPETVAKRCVHQVAIALDFLHSKKLVHRDIKPENILIFDKECRKVKLSDFGMTRRAGSPVKRVSGTIPYTAPELCDASKHEGFSVDYSTDVWAFGVLLFCMLTGNFPWEKAMPSDTFYEEFVRWQRRRSGAVPSQWRRFTDEALRMFRKLLALEQERRCSVKEVFAHFGHRWMLDGQAGGSHHQATPNSSSEEEELLADRMKQQTLSPVASKTNGVESGAAHHFTSVSTNSSVSSTNSYERSARDSPPRSRILVTTPIEICV, from the exons ATGAGCTCGTCTCCCGTCGTCTCGCGCGTGTCCGTCGACATCCTGGAGGAACTGCAGCTCTTCGCAGCTCAAAACCTGGAGAAGGTGGAGGTCAACAAGTACTACGAAGTCATTCGGGAGCTGGGGAAGGGCACCTACGGGAAGGTGGACCTCGTCATCAATAAGATCAAAG GTACCAAGATGGCTCTGAAATTTCTAAAGAAGAAAACAACCAAGCTGAAGAGTTTCTTGAGAGAGTACAGCATCTCTCTTTATCTGTCTCCGTGTCCCTTCATCATCAACATGTTTGGCATCGCGTTCGAAACGGAGGAGTACTATGTTTTTGCGCAGGAATATGCTCCGTCCGGTGACCTGTTCGATATCATTCCACCGCAG GTGGGTTTGCCGGAGACGGTGGCGAAGCGCTGCGTCCATCAGGTGGCCATCGCCCTGGACTTCCTGCACTCCAAAAAGCTGGTGCACCGAGACATCAAGCCCGAGAACATCTTGATCTTCGACAAGGAGTGCCGCAAGGTCAAGCTGTCGGACTTCGGCATGACGCGGCGCGCCGGCTCGCCGGTGAAGCGCGTGAGCGGCACCATCCCGTACACGGCCCCCGAGCTCTGCGACGCGTCCAAGCACGAGGGCTTCTCCGTGGACTACAGCACGGACGTGTGGGCCTTCGGGGTGCTGCTCTTCTGCATGCTGACCGGGAACTTCCCCTGGGAGAAGGCCATGCCGTCCGACACCTTCTACGAGGAGTTCGTGCGCTGGCAGAGGCGGCGGAGCGGCGCGGTGCCGTCGCAGTGGCGCCGATTCACGGACGAAGCCCTGCGCATGTTCAGAAAGCTCCTGGCCCTGGAGCAGGAGCGCCGCTGCTCCGTCAAGGAGGTGTTCGCGCACTTCGGCCACCGCTGGATGCTGGACGGCCAGGCGGGCGGCAGCCACCACCAGGCCACGCCGAACTCTTCgtctgaggaggaggagctgCTGGCGGACCGTATGAAGCAGCAGACCCTGTCCCCGGTGGCTTCCAAGACCAACGGCGTGGAGTCGGGAGCCGCTCACCACTTCACCTCCGTGTCCACGAACAGCTCAGTGTCTTCCACCAACAGCTACGAGCGCTCGGCCAGAGACAGCCCGCCCAGGAGCCGCATCCTGGTCACGACGCCCATAGAGATCTGCGTGTGA